The following DNA comes from Bathymodiolus thermophilus thioautotrophic gill symbiont.
TTCAATCTTAAAGTATTCAAGATCAATAGATGACAGAATGTCTGATAATTTACCACCTTCTCTTCTTGGTAGTTTTTTACTCAGCCCTCGAACAAATATAAACAGTTTCTCAAGGTCAATATCCTTAAAGGTGATGACTTGTGAAATGTAACCGTAAAGTCTTATAAAACTGTAAATTTGACCTCTAAATTCCTCTTGCTCATCTTCATCTAATGACTTCCAATTAACAACTACTGAATCAAGTATCCCTTGTAACTCTTCGGTAGATATTTCATCTTTGTAGAATGTATCAACATACCTTTCAATGTCGTCGTCATTGAACAAGTGATATTCATCAATATCATCTTTAATTGAGTACAGTCTATTCGGATCAATTTCTTCTTCTAGAATTGTCCCTTCATAGAAGGGTTGGAATGACTCTTGTACATCTTGTGGGTCATTAACAAAGTCTAAAACAAAAGTATCTGTTTTACCTCTCATTGTTCTATTCAACCTTGACAGTGTTTGAACACACTGCAATCCCCCAAACTTCTTATCAACGTACATGGTGTGCAACATTGGTTCATCAAACCCTGTTTGGAATTTATTATTAACAATAAGGATTCTAAATTGTGGCTCTTTTAAACTCTCTTCTGTTTGTGTTTCGGGTACACCGTTCATTGAAGATTCAGTATAGTCTTGGTGAGTGCCTTGATCATATACTGTTCCAGAGAACCCCACTAATGAACGATATGGTAAATCCATTTCCTCCATCTGTTTATCAAATTCTAATTTGTACTTAACACAATGAAGGCGTGATTTAGTTACTAACATTCCTCGACTCTTACCTTCGAGTTTATTAGACGCATGATTAACAAAATGATCTAATATAATTCTGACTTTTTCAGTAATTGTATGTGGATGTAAATCTACCCAATTCACCAACATTGATTTAACTTTACTCTCGGGTAACTCTTTATCTTCTTTAACCTTCTTATTGAGTTTGAAGTATCGTTTGTATGTTGTGTAATTCTGTAATACATCCAAAGTAAAACCTTCTGAGACACTTTGTTTCATTGAATATAGATCGAATGGTTTAAAACCTTCCTCTGACGGTGTTCCGAATAACTCTAAAGTCTTATTCTTAGGTGTTCCTGAAAAACCAAAGTATGAAATATGAGGTTGTTTACCCCTTGAGTTAATCTCATCCAATATCATCTTATCGACTTGAGTTAGGTCCTCTTCACCTTCACCTTCTTGGTAATTATCTAGGTTAGATTTAGATAATGATTTTCTAAGATGTTTAGATGTTTCACCACTTTGTGATGAGTGAACCTCGTCAATAATTACACCAAATTTTCTATCACCTAATTTTGAGATAGTCTCAGAGATAACAGGGAACTTTTGGATCGTGGTAATAATAATTGATTTACCTGACTCTAAGAATTCTTTTAATTGTTGTGATGTTCCATCAACTGGGTTTACAACACCTTTGGTTTGCTCGAGTTGAAGTATAGTATTTTTAATTTGTTTATCCAATACTCGTCTATCAGTTACAACAATGATTGTGTCAAATATACGGTTGGCATCTGTTGGGTTTTGATATAAAAATGACAACATGTGGGATAACCAACCGATAGAGAGTGATTTACCAGAACCAGTAGTGTGTTGAATTAAGTAATTAACCCCAGTTCCTTTGTCCAATATATCTTGTCTAATTTTCTTAATGACATTTAATTGATGGAATCTTGGAAAGATTAAAGTATCAGATTTCTTTTCAACTAATCTTTGTTGTTTTGGATCATAAACCTTCTCAATATCTTGTCTAATATGAACAAAGTTTTCGATCAAATCTAATACCGAATCCTTTTGTAAAATATCATCCCAAAGATAATGAGACATGTGTCCTTTAGGATTGACAGGGTTATCAATACCCTTATTAAAGGGTAAGAATCTTGTCTTTGATCCACTTAAACGAGTTGACATGAATACTTTCTCATTACCAACAGAGAAATACACCATATTTCTTTTAAATTTAAATAACGGTTCTTTAGGGTCTCGATCAAACTTCCATTGTTTTATACCGTGGGTATGGTTTTGACCGGTTAATGAGTTCTTTAATTCCAACATCATCACTGGAATACCATTAATGAAAATACCCATGTCAATAGAGTTTTCATTCTTCTTAGAGTATTTGAGTTGACGAAGTTCAATAAATCGATTCTTTTTATATAAGTCTTGGTGTTCTTGATTAAGTCCAGATTTGGGTTTGAAATACACTAATTTAAAGGTATTCCCTCTATCCTTTACACCTTTACGTAGAACTTCAATAACTCCTTTAGATTCAATTTGTTCTGAGATTCTTTTGGTGAGTTTGTTATTAGTATCATCACCGTACTGTTCGGTGAGTTTTTGGTATTTCTTTGGTTGGGTTTCTTGGATAAACTCAATGAGTTGTGAAGGTATTAAACATAATGATTTATCATAGAGTTTTGGCTCAACTTTTATGTAACCACTGTTCAGTAGTTGAACTTCAATATGTTCTTCAAAGTTTAACTCTGTGTAATTCATACTAACACCTCATCTCTTACATCAACCTTACCAGTAACAACATCTGAGATTAATGATTGACGATATTCTTTTAACAAAATAATACGTTTAGATTCAATATCAACGAGTTTATCAATTTTTGAGGTCTCGAAGTCGAGATAATCAACTATTTGTTGTTGTTCTTGATGTGGTGGAAAGGGGAATATTAAGTTTCTAATCTCTCCTAATGATATAAATGGTTGTCCACCACC
Coding sequences within:
- a CDS encoding type I restriction endonuclease subunit R, translating into MNYTELNFEEHIEVQLLNSGYIKVEPKLYDKSLCLIPSQLIEFIQETQPKKYQKLTEQYGDDTNNKLTKRISEQIESKGVIEVLRKGVKDRGNTFKLVYFKPKSGLNQEHQDLYKKNRFIELRQLKYSKKNENSIDMGIFINGIPVMMLELKNSLTGQNHTHGIKQWKFDRDPKEPLFKFKRNMVYFSVGNEKVFMSTRLSGSKTRFLPFNKGIDNPVNPKGHMSHYLWDDILQKDSVLDLIENFVHIRQDIEKVYDPKQQRLVEKKSDTLIFPRFHQLNVIKKIRQDILDKGTGVNYLIQHTTGSGKSLSIGWLSHMLSFLYQNPTDANRIFDTIIVVTDRRVLDKQIKNTILQLEQTKGVVNPVDGTSQQLKEFLESGKSIIITTIQKFPVISETISKLGDRKFGVIIDEVHSSQSGETSKHLRKSLSKSNLDNYQEGEGEEDLTQVDKMILDEINSRGKQPHISYFGFSGTPKNKTLELFGTPSEEGFKPFDLYSMKQSVSEGFTLDVLQNYTTYKRYFKLNKKVKEDKELPESKVKSMLVNWVDLHPHTITEKVRIILDHFVNHASNKLEGKSRGMLVTKSRLHCVKYKLEFDKQMEEMDLPYRSLVGFSGTVYDQGTHQDYTESSMNGVPETQTEESLKEPQFRILIVNNKFQTGFDEPMLHTMYVDKKFGGLQCVQTLSRLNRTMRGKTDTFVLDFVNDPQDVQESFQPFYEGTILEEEIDPNRLYSIKDDIDEYHLFNDDDIERYVDTFYKDEISTEELQGILDSVVVNWKSLDEDEQEEFRGQIYSFIRLYGYISQVITFKDIDLEKLFIFVRGLSKKLPRREGGKLSDILSSIDLEYFKIEKKFTSTIELDDGDTVIEGIGSDGSDGINEEPTDFLSHIIEILNDSFDGEFSDEDKVKFEKIKCQVHENEELRMVMTGDNSDSNKRDKFDRTFQSLVTSLVEDNLDFYKKLSENKRNKFIKDRLYEDYTKSLEIR